From a region of the Nocardioides ginsengisegetis genome:
- a CDS encoding DUF3099 domain-containing protein, producing MRRRQRITAAGVRRPQSERLRRRRRWYFTLMGTCLVLIVLAWNLVRLWSTTAAVAMSVVAAVLPPIAVIVANWGEDR from the coding sequence ATGAGACGACGCCAACGCATCACGGCCGCCGGGGTGCGCCGACCGCAGAGCGAGCGGCTGCGCCGCCGCCGACGGTGGTACTTCACCCTGATGGGCACCTGCCTGGTGCTGATCGTGCTCGCGTGGAACCTGGTCCGGCTGTGGTCGACCACGGCAGCCGTGGCCATGTCGGTCGTCGCTGCCGTGCTCCCACCGATCGCCGTGATCGTCGCCAACTGGGGCGAGGACCGCTGA
- a CDS encoding DNA glycosylase AlkZ-like family protein: MSASTQASITWAQALAWRLERHLLDPVGDGSVADVVRRLGAVLSMDDALAELAVRTRQKESEPGELAAALVSGEVIQAFSFRGSMHYLSPEDGGLYLALRSAGRQWELRSWVEYYRLGPADWPDFRAAVRAALDDGPLTVPELGQVLATNPAYAHLAPVFEEGAGTLVKPLCWQGDVSLGPRRDGQRTLQRLDANPRWQGVPELDDAGPRAVLAYFRTYGPATTDNLHHWLGEGLSAGRKRLTTWFAGLGDRLVAVDVEGTTAYVAREDVDSLLAATPSEAVRFLPGHDQWLMGPGTKDVHVTPPSRRDLMTRKANPVVVGGVVCGTWARTGDDLTVTWLDERALPREAVEREADRLGAILGRELQLRLTT; the protein is encoded by the coding sequence ATGAGCGCATCGACACAGGCCTCGATCACGTGGGCGCAGGCGCTGGCCTGGCGGCTGGAGCGGCACCTGCTGGATCCCGTCGGCGACGGGTCCGTCGCCGACGTCGTACGTCGTCTCGGTGCGGTGCTCTCGATGGACGACGCGCTGGCCGAGCTGGCGGTCCGCACCCGCCAGAAGGAGTCGGAGCCGGGCGAGTTGGCGGCGGCCCTCGTCAGTGGGGAGGTGATCCAGGCCTTCTCGTTCCGCGGGTCGATGCACTACCTCTCCCCCGAGGACGGCGGCCTCTACCTCGCCCTGCGGTCGGCCGGCCGGCAGTGGGAGCTGCGGAGCTGGGTGGAGTACTACCGCCTCGGCCCCGCCGACTGGCCCGACTTCCGCGCCGCCGTGCGCGCGGCGCTGGACGACGGGCCGCTGACCGTCCCCGAGCTCGGCCAGGTGCTGGCGACGAACCCGGCGTACGCGCACCTGGCGCCGGTGTTCGAGGAGGGCGCGGGCACCCTGGTCAAGCCGCTGTGCTGGCAGGGGGACGTGAGCCTGGGCCCCCGCCGCGACGGGCAGCGCACGCTCCAGCGCCTCGACGCCAACCCGCGCTGGCAGGGCGTCCCCGAGCTCGACGACGCGGGTCCGCGGGCCGTGCTGGCGTACTTCCGGACCTACGGTCCGGCGACGACCGACAACCTCCACCACTGGCTGGGCGAGGGGCTGAGCGCGGGACGCAAGCGCCTCACGACCTGGTTCGCCGGGCTCGGCGACCGGCTGGTCGCGGTCGACGTCGAGGGCACGACGGCGTACGTCGCGCGCGAGGACGTCGACAGCCTGCTGGCCGCGACTCCCTCGGAGGCCGTGCGCTTCCTCCCCGGCCACGACCAGTGGCTGATGGGCCCGGGCACCAAGGACGTGCACGTCACCCCGCCGTCACGACGGGACCTGATGACCCGCAAGGCCAACCCGGTCGTCGTCGGGGGCGTCGTGTGCGGGACGTGGGCACGGACCGGCGACGACCTCACGGTCACCTGGCTCGACGAACGAGCACTCCCCCGCGAGGCCGTCGAGCGGGAGGCCGACCGGCTGGGAGCGATCCTAGGGAGGGAGCTGCAGCTCCGCCTGACGACGTAG
- a CDS encoding PPOX class F420-dependent oxidoreductase, translating into MEAESPDPQSWVEVGRASYVSFTSFRKDGTPVSTPVWIAPDGDDLYFISDATAFKVKRIRNNPAVSLQPCDVRGRVKDGAPLVAGLAEVLEHADTPRVRRIVNRKYRVMGTIGGLFSRLRGSEASIGIRIRKP; encoded by the coding sequence ATGGAGGCCGAGAGCCCGGATCCCCAGTCATGGGTGGAGGTCGGACGCGCGTCGTACGTCTCGTTCACGAGCTTTCGCAAGGACGGCACGCCGGTCTCGACACCGGTGTGGATCGCTCCCGATGGCGACGACCTCTACTTCATCTCCGACGCGACGGCATTCAAGGTCAAGCGCATCCGCAACAACCCAGCGGTCAGCCTTCAGCCGTGCGACGTGCGCGGCCGTGTGAAGGACGGCGCCCCGCTGGTCGCCGGCCTGGCGGAGGTGCTCGAGCACGCCGACACTCCCCGCGTGCGCCGAATCGTCAACCGGAAGTATCGGGTCATGGGCACGATCGGCGGTCTGTTCAGCCGGCTCCGGGGATCCGAGGCATCGATCGGGATCCGTATCCGGAAGCCCTAG
- a CDS encoding PH domain-containing protein: protein MDTSVSTITAWTLVEEIPVPGDVNDLLVEGEKAVAAFKTFRDSAVFTTKRLIVRDAQGMTGKKVEIYSLPYSAINMWSSENAGGMLDRDAELELWTRAGHIKVKLHKKLDIRRLDKLIAWAVLQ, encoded by the coding sequence GTGGACACGAGTGTCAGCACGATCACGGCTTGGACGCTGGTCGAAGAGATTCCAGTCCCCGGTGACGTCAACGACTTGCTCGTCGAGGGCGAAAAGGCGGTGGCGGCCTTCAAGACATTTCGTGACAGCGCCGTCTTTACGACCAAGCGCCTCATCGTCCGCGACGCACAAGGTATGACGGGCAAGAAGGTGGAGATCTATTCGCTGCCCTACAGCGCGATCAACATGTGGTCCTCAGAGAACGCCGGCGGCATGCTGGATCGCGATGCCGAGCTCGAGCTGTGGACTCGGGCCGGGCACATCAAGGTCAAGCTTCACAAGAAGCTCGACATCCGGCGCCTCGACAAGCTCATCGCGTGGGCCGTGTTGCAGTAG
- a CDS encoding VOC family protein, with product MGVIKRFDHVGITVADLDLVTEFFVGLGLEVTGRMFVEGEFLDTVCGIPDSRTEIVGLQAPGGGTWIELATFVRPDHQPGSPDAMATELGIRNVSFEVDDLPATVEKLAADGYGLVGGIGEYENTWRMAYVRGPEGIIVSLAERIG from the coding sequence ATGGGAGTCATCAAGCGCTTCGACCACGTCGGCATCACCGTCGCCGACCTCGACCTGGTGACGGAGTTCTTCGTCGGGCTGGGGCTCGAGGTCACCGGGAGGATGTTCGTCGAGGGCGAGTTCCTCGACACGGTGTGCGGCATCCCGGATTCACGGACCGAGATCGTCGGGCTGCAGGCGCCCGGCGGCGGGACCTGGATCGAGCTCGCCACCTTCGTCCGTCCCGACCACCAGCCCGGCTCGCCCGACGCCATGGCCACCGAGCTGGGCATCCGCAACGTCTCGTTCGAGGTCGACGACCTCCCCGCGACCGTCGAGAAACTGGCCGCCGACGGCTACGGCCTGGTCGGCGGCATCGGTGAGTACGAGAACACCTGGCGGATGGCCTACGTCCGCGGCCCCGA
- a CDS encoding FxLYD domain-containing protein codes for MRLRLLACLVVVVSLFGACASSNDEPTSQSPAGSDGGEQNASSGEEDDSSPAVEILDSGFGQSDITAEAMVIVTTDSEAALGESVTVSVNFLDAKGQILQTEEQIESFNWVGQELALPVTPYDINPKQKIASIEPSVSLSDYGMSQEPKAPLPVLDATEVKKGEYGGYTASFAFTNETDTDLRNLRVGVVCYDASQKIIGGTSTYPELAPAGKTIRIDADPTVSAKPATCKAFVNYDVS; via the coding sequence ATGCGCCTCCGCCTTCTCGCTTGCCTTGTCGTTGTCGTCTCGCTGTTCGGTGCGTGCGCCAGCAGTAACGACGAGCCCACCTCGCAGTCTCCTGCTGGTAGCGACGGCGGCGAGCAGAACGCGTCGTCGGGTGAAGAAGACGACTCGTCGCCGGCGGTGGAGATCCTGGACTCCGGTTTCGGCCAGTCGGACATCACCGCCGAGGCGATGGTCATCGTGACGACCGACAGCGAAGCAGCACTTGGTGAATCAGTCACCGTGTCGGTCAACTTCCTTGACGCGAAGGGCCAGATCCTCCAGACGGAGGAGCAGATCGAGAGTTTCAACTGGGTCGGGCAGGAGCTCGCGCTCCCGGTCACGCCGTACGACATCAACCCCAAGCAGAAGATCGCCAGCATCGAACCGTCGGTGTCCTTGAGCGACTACGGAATGTCGCAGGAGCCGAAGGCCCCGCTCCCCGTGCTGGACGCGACCGAGGTCAAGAAGGGTGAGTACGGCGGTTACACGGCGTCGTTCGCGTTCACGAACGAGACGGACACCGATCTTCGGAACCTGCGCGTCGGCGTGGTCTGCTATGACGCGAGCCAGAAGATCATCGGCGGCACATCGACCTACCCCGAGCTGGCGCCGGCTGGCAAGACCATCCGGATCGACGCGGACCCGACTGTCTCGGCCAAGCCTGCGACGTGCAAGGCGTTCGTGAACTACGACGTCAGCTGA
- a CDS encoding GIY-YIG nuclease family protein produces MEAIPLTALLPEGFEPKQHKVHFAVWNQVKHPIDVLASNQEEWQGWNSWRSVKDDFNREFIFSVAQDKHDATLWLFGGIWEVLERRPTPHARAYTVALREDLMGPFVRRLWIRHKRSGRNIRRTMESVLPTMTVASILEEPFAGDPFPGHDRINHSLADLQAVVSQARADWRIALESMKGVYVIHDRETGQRYVGSAYGDTGIWQRWATYASTLHGGNVGLKALLEEKGDEYYRTNMRFALLEYWSMRTDDDHVLERESYWKDVLHARSLGHNKN; encoded by the coding sequence ATGGAGGCCATCCCGCTGACCGCGCTGCTCCCCGAGGGCTTCGAGCCGAAGCAGCACAAGGTGCACTTCGCCGTCTGGAACCAGGTCAAGCACCCGATCGACGTCCTGGCGAGCAACCAGGAGGAGTGGCAGGGGTGGAACTCCTGGCGGAGTGTGAAGGACGACTTCAATCGCGAGTTCATCTTCTCGGTGGCCCAGGACAAGCATGACGCGACGCTGTGGCTCTTCGGTGGGATCTGGGAGGTGCTGGAGCGCAGGCCCACGCCGCACGCTCGCGCGTACACCGTGGCGCTGCGTGAGGACCTGATGGGCCCGTTCGTCCGCCGCCTGTGGATCCGCCACAAGAGGTCCGGTCGGAACATTCGCCGGACGATGGAGTCCGTGCTGCCCACCATGACAGTGGCGTCGATCCTCGAGGAGCCGTTCGCCGGTGACCCGTTCCCGGGGCACGATCGGATCAACCACAGCCTCGCCGATCTCCAGGCTGTGGTGAGTCAGGCCCGGGCCGACTGGCGGATCGCGTTGGAGAGCATGAAGGGCGTCTACGTCATCCACGACAGGGAGACCGGGCAGCGGTACGTCGGCTCGGCGTACGGCGACACCGGCATCTGGCAACGGTGGGCGACGTACGCCTCCACGCTGCACGGCGGGAACGTCGGGCTGAAGGCACTGCTCGAGGAGAAGGGCGATGAGTACTACCGGACCAACATGCGGTTCGCACTCCTGGAGTACTGGTCGATGCGCACCGACGACGACCACGTCCTCGAGCGCGAGTCGTACTGGAAGGACGTGCTCCATGCGCGATCGCTGGGACACAACAAGAACTGA
- a CDS encoding helicase, with protein sequence MPSRAASARRRSASARRSGTRQRPLPYAGPGERLWVLDVPYGTQVDGATWHPAVKTHLYVGRVLPAHLAPYAPGPYTLGRFIENTLNPDDPTPSPEPTDALEPRRIQFEAADAIAARAAAGGRQFLLADEPGVGKTIAAVLGATAVGDLRAARRVLVVADRPAAITIGHWCRTITALGDGGLEWVVITWDRLEKVKDHAWDVIIADEAHALRRTTTKRWKLWARISGHGRPHDKAPFVIATTATPGHTPLELPYLAPAYAQVLGESMKEWTSATQPGQAFASALERHGVGVEQGRYGATWTTDPARRAADLKLVRGWLDEERPPAMLHRAAPWGPVPISGMPVALTPAERTAYEAEWGEFCREMDIARRGRNVAKGRAALLRFRQKAGLIRVDSTVAWIAQQVEAERQVACSVEFVTTAADPIADRLRDSGIDVATIYGRDRFDPEAERLRFQTGQAKVCVFTTVASISLHAGETLADGRRASTEPRVGVFHQARFSGIAGRQVTGRTHRDHQVSPWHIAYAEGTVEEQVGKVMVERIAAASDTVGGDTTGLVDLAQLLGADWLPATSLTEG encoded by the coding sequence ATGCCCAGTCGCGCAGCCAGTGCTCGTCGACGCAGCGCGTCAGCGCGCCGGAGCGGGACGCGACAGCGGCCGCTGCCGTACGCGGGGCCGGGCGAGCGGCTGTGGGTGCTCGACGTCCCCTACGGGACGCAGGTCGACGGCGCCACATGGCACCCTGCCGTCAAGACCCACCTCTACGTCGGGCGCGTCCTGCCCGCGCACCTCGCGCCCTACGCTCCAGGGCCCTACACGCTCGGTCGGTTCATCGAGAACACCCTCAATCCCGACGATCCGACGCCCAGCCCCGAGCCGACCGACGCGCTCGAGCCCCGGAGGATCCAGTTCGAAGCGGCCGATGCGATCGCGGCGCGCGCCGCGGCGGGTGGACGGCAGTTCCTGCTCGCCGACGAGCCCGGCGTGGGCAAGACGATCGCCGCGGTCCTCGGGGCGACGGCGGTGGGTGACCTCCGCGCTGCGCGACGGGTGCTCGTCGTGGCCGACCGGCCCGCCGCGATCACGATCGGCCACTGGTGCCGCACCATCACGGCCCTGGGGGATGGCGGCCTGGAGTGGGTCGTGATCACGTGGGACCGGCTGGAGAAGGTCAAGGACCACGCGTGGGACGTGATCATCGCGGACGAGGCTCATGCCCTGCGTCGTACGACGACGAAGCGGTGGAAGCTCTGGGCGCGGATCTCGGGACACGGGCGGCCGCACGACAAGGCGCCGTTCGTCATCGCGACCACCGCGACGCCCGGGCACACGCCGCTTGAGCTGCCGTACCTTGCTCCGGCCTATGCGCAGGTGCTGGGCGAGTCGATGAAGGAGTGGACCTCGGCGACGCAGCCCGGGCAGGCGTTCGCCAGCGCGCTCGAGCGCCACGGCGTCGGGGTGGAGCAGGGACGGTACGGCGCGACGTGGACCACCGATCCGGCACGGCGCGCCGCGGACCTCAAGCTCGTGCGCGGCTGGCTCGACGAGGAGCGGCCCCCGGCGATGCTGCACCGGGCCGCGCCGTGGGGGCCGGTGCCGATCTCCGGCATGCCCGTGGCGCTCACGCCGGCTGAGCGCACGGCGTACGAGGCCGAATGGGGAGAGTTCTGTCGCGAGATGGACATCGCCCGGCGCGGCCGCAACGTGGCGAAGGGGCGGGCCGCGCTGCTGCGCTTCCGGCAGAAGGCCGGGCTGATCCGCGTCGACTCGACGGTCGCCTGGATCGCCCAGCAGGTCGAGGCCGAGCGACAGGTGGCGTGCTCGGTCGAGTTCGTCACGACCGCCGCCGACCCGATCGCCGACCGGCTGCGCGACTCCGGCATCGACGTCGCCACGATCTACGGCCGCGACCGTTTCGACCCGGAGGCCGAGCGGCTCCGATTCCAGACCGGGCAGGCGAAGGTCTGCGTCTTCACCACCGTCGCCTCGATCAGCCTGCACGCCGGCGAGACCCTCGCCGACGGCCGCCGGGCGAGCACGGAGCCGCGGGTCGGTGTCTTTCACCAGGCCCGCTTCTCGGGCATCGCCGGACGGCAGGTGACCGGCCGCACCCACCGCGACCACCAGGTCTCGCCGTGGCACATCGCGTACGCCGAGGGCACCGTCGAGGAGCAGGTCGGCAAGGTGATGGTGGAGCGGATCGCCGCGGCATCCGACACCGTGGGCGGCGACACCACCGGTCTCGTCGACCTGGCCCAGCTCCTCGGAGCCGACTGGCTCCCCGCCACTAGCCTGACCGAGGGCTGA